One genomic window of Ruminococcus gauvreauii includes the following:
- the glnA gene encoding type I glutamate--ammonia ligase, whose amino-acid sequence MLNSTDIRKLCDDNGIRMIDFKMTDLDGRWRHITIPVERFNDDIFVYGIGFDGSNYGYAPVEKSDMVFIPDPDTAVIDPFTEIPTLTMCGNVCVIGKENLPFDQYPRNVSLRAMEYMRSEGIADEMLIGPEFEFHLFDNVSYMTEPQKTSFTVDTKQAAWNSGTESSENAGYQVPKSGGYHISAPHDIAYSLRSKMCMYMQDWGIDVKYHHHEVGGSGQMEIEVELGNMVDMADKTMITKYIIKNAAVQAGKTATFMPKPIYKEAGNGMHVHMLLIKEGEPVFYDENGYSGLSKTAHYFIGGLLKHIASLCAFTNPSTNSFKRLVPGYEAPVTIGYATSNRSAVIRIPAYAKSPMAKRFELRNPDATANPYYAYAAILMAGLDGIKNQINPSENGWGPYDCNLYDLTAEEKAKIQALPKTLDEALDALESDHDYLTAGGVFPERLIEIWLKRKRGECLEISQIPHPVEFEKYYDL is encoded by the coding sequence ATGTTAAACAGTACTGACATCCGAAAGTTATGTGACGACAACGGAATCAGGATGATTGATTTCAAGATGACGGACCTTGACGGAAGATGGAGACATATCACGATTCCTGTAGAGAGGTTCAATGATGATATCTTCGTATACGGCATCGGCTTCGATGGTTCAAACTACGGCTACGCGCCGGTCGAAAAGAGTGATATGGTTTTTATACCCGATCCTGACACTGCGGTCATTGATCCATTTACAGAGATTCCCACCCTGACCATGTGCGGAAATGTGTGCGTGATCGGCAAAGAGAATCTTCCGTTTGATCAATATCCCCGTAATGTCAGCCTTCGGGCAATGGAATATATGAGATCCGAAGGCATCGCCGATGAAATGCTTATCGGGCCGGAATTTGAATTTCATTTGTTTGACAACGTAAGTTACATGACTGAGCCGCAGAAGACTTCATTTACCGTGGATACAAAACAGGCGGCCTGGAACAGTGGCACAGAATCTTCTGAAAATGCGGGCTATCAGGTACCGAAAAGCGGCGGCTACCACATCTCGGCACCTCACGATATTGCATACAGCCTGAGGAGTAAGATGTGCATGTACATGCAGGACTGGGGCATCGATGTCAAATATCATCACCATGAAGTGGGCGGTTCCGGTCAGATGGAGATTGAGGTAGAGCTGGGGAATATGGTTGATATGGCAGATAAAACCATGATCACCAAGTATATCATAAAGAATGCGGCCGTACAGGCAGGCAAAACTGCAACCTTCATGCCAAAACCAATTTATAAAGAGGCCGGCAATGGAATGCATGTACATATGCTTCTGATAAAAGAAGGCGAACCCGTCTTCTACGACGAAAATGGATATTCCGGTCTGAGTAAAACGGCACACTATTTTATCGGGGGACTTCTGAAACATATCGCTTCCCTCTGTGCCTTTACCAATCCTTCCACGAACTCCTTTAAACGCCTGGTTCCCGGATATGAGGCGCCTGTTACGATCGGATACGCAACTTCAAACCGAAGCGCTGTCATCCGTATTCCTGCTTACGCAAAGTCACCAATGGCAAAGCGCTTTGAACTCAGGAATCCTGATGCGACAGCGAACCCATATTATGCGTACGCTGCTATCTTGATGGCGGGTCTGGATGGAATCAAGAACCAGATCAATCCATCCGAGAATGGCTGGGGCCCTTATGACTGCAACCTCTATGATCTGACGGCGGAAGAAAAAGCCAAAATACAGGCTCTTCCCAAGACTCTCGATGAGGCACTGGATGCCCTGGAATCCGACCATGACTATCTGACGGCAGGCGGTGTATTCCCCGAACGCCTGATTGAAATCTGGCTGAAGAGAAAACGCGGGGAATGTCTGGAAATTTCACAGATTCCCCACCCTGTGGAGTTTGAAAAGTATTATGATCTGTAG
- a CDS encoding L-2-amino-thiazoline-4-carboxylic acid hydrolase — protein MSRITNEPKIRNKLIAAIREQLEHRAFWLYLLCDEAGKRGLDWQDFGSAAVRRCGLSQGKGLVRKGRTKSLKGLKRTLFTKPAQWVFEMKVRKSTDEELFLDFHYCPLVKAWQKAGCTDEEIAVLCDIAMCGDHGIGACYDSVLELPKCIAKGDDICALRYKKKKQKTKNNN, from the coding sequence ATGAGCAGGATAACAAACGAACCAAAAATCAGGAACAAATTGATCGCAGCGATCAGGGAACAGCTCGAGCACAGGGCTTTCTGGCTGTATCTGCTGTGTGACGAGGCAGGTAAGCGGGGACTGGACTGGCAGGACTTTGGCTCGGCAGCCGTCAGAAGATGCGGATTATCCCAGGGAAAAGGACTGGTCCGCAAAGGCCGGACAAAAAGTCTGAAAGGTCTGAAAAGAACGTTGTTTACAAAACCTGCACAATGGGTGTTTGAGATGAAAGTACGAAAAAGCACGGACGAAGAACTCTTCCTTGACTTTCATTACTGCCCCCTTGTCAAGGCGTGGCAGAAAGCAGGCTGCACAGATGAAGAAATTGCCGTCTTATGTGACATCGCCATGTGCGGCGACCACGGCATCGGTGCATGTTATGACAGTGTACTGGAGCTGCCCAAATGCATAGCGAAAGGCGACGATATCTGCGCACTTCGTTATAAAAAGAAGAAACAAAAAACTAAAAATAACAATTAA
- a CDS encoding alpha/beta fold hydrolase: MDIKLHYTERGEGEPLILLHGNGEDSGYFVHQINYFSNMFRVIAIDTRGHGKSPRGEKPFTIRQFAEDLKGFMDEHLIEKANVLGFSDGGNIALVFALKHPDKVIRLILNGANLDAAGVKASVQIPIVAGYKMASLFAGRSVQARRNAEMLGLMVNDPNIDPARLKALDVPVLVIAGQRDMIKYEHTRLIYESLPNAKIAVIPGDHFIANKNPEIFNRLVGDFLLRNKKPDLPRGGI; this comes from the coding sequence ATGGATATAAAGCTTCACTATACAGAACGGGGTGAGGGAGAACCGCTGATCCTTCTGCATGGAAACGGAGAAGACAGCGGGTATTTCGTTCATCAGATCAACTATTTTTCAAATATGTTTCGGGTAATCGCCATCGATACACGGGGACATGGCAAGTCGCCGAGGGGAGAGAAGCCATTTACGATCCGGCAATTTGCCGAAGATTTAAAGGGATTCATGGATGAACATCTGATAGAGAAAGCAAATGTGCTGGGATTCTCGGACGGGGGAAATATTGCGCTTGTATTTGCGCTGAAGCATCCGGATAAAGTAATACGCCTCATACTGAACGGGGCCAACCTGGATGCAGCAGGCGTGAAAGCTTCTGTACAGATTCCCATTGTGGCTGGCTATAAGATGGCGTCCCTGTTTGCAGGCAGGAGCGTTCAGGCGAGAAGGAATGCAGAGATGCTGGGTCTGATGGTCAATGACCCCAATATTGATCCCGCCAGGTTGAAAGCGCTCGATGTTCCGGTGCTGGTCATAGCGGGGCAGAGAGATATGATTAAGTATGAACATACCAGGCTAATTTATGAAAGTCTGCCGAATGCGAAGATTGCAGTGATACCAGGCGATCATTTCATCGCAAATAAAAATCCGGAGATTTTCAACCGCCTTGTGGGTGATTTCCTGCTGAGGAACAAAAAGCCTGACCTTCCAAGAGGAGGAATTTAA
- a CDS encoding SDR family oxidoreductase, with the protein MNINMYEKVLLNQIVLITGAGGGIGFETAKCFAAMGAQVIILEIDSQKGKRAEKQINSLSGNRAEFYQIDLADESSILKMKEYVLNKYGCPDIVFNNAAVLHLGDVGTVSSRDWDNGYFVNLKAPVLLVNSFLGAMKQRNSGAFVFVSSAGAAAHMGAYEIFKTAQAELSNTLSMELENTNIYSYTISPGLVKTETAVKSIEIVSNSMNISMDEFYEMNKDHMITAEDAALGFALSVLHASTYNGQEIGAIQVLHGIENESASYGTCDPQTLKRVIKTYEEQYFGWKERNIFERQWVLRDFKKSVGITADEAYARLKALETGSGVLSAGDHGLLESLIIYWKHQYQLLQGFEKNKEKLQENGDAIKSWISDIETCVKE; encoded by the coding sequence ATGAATATCAACATGTACGAAAAAGTATTACTGAATCAGATAGTTTTAATTACCGGGGCCGGAGGAGGAATCGGTTTCGAAACTGCCAAATGCTTTGCAGCAATGGGAGCACAAGTCATTATTCTGGAAATAGATTCCCAAAAAGGGAAACGTGCAGAAAAGCAGATCAATTCCCTGTCCGGCAATCGAGCGGAATTCTATCAGATAGATCTGGCGGATGAAAGCAGTATCCTCAAAATGAAGGAGTATGTATTAAATAAATATGGCTGTCCTGATATTGTTTTTAATAACGCTGCCGTCCTGCATCTGGGGGATGTCGGAACAGTCAGCAGCCGCGACTGGGATAACGGATATTTTGTAAATCTAAAGGCCCCTGTTCTATTGGTAAACAGTTTCCTGGGCGCGATGAAACAAAGAAATTCAGGGGCGTTTGTATTTGTCTCCAGCGCCGGAGCGGCTGCTCATATGGGCGCATACGAAATATTTAAAACTGCACAGGCTGAATTGAGCAATACATTGTCTATGGAGTTGGAAAATACAAATATATACTCCTACACGATCAGCCCGGGATTAGTAAAGACAGAGACCGCTGTGAAGTCCATAGAAATCGTATCTAACAGCATGAATATTTCCATGGATGAATTTTATGAGATGAATAAAGACCATATGATAACCGCAGAAGACGCCGCACTTGGTTTCGCTTTATCAGTGCTGCATGCATCAACATACAACGGACAGGAAATCGGGGCCATTCAAGTACTCCACGGAATAGAAAATGAAAGCGCTTCCTATGGAACCTGTGATCCTCAAACACTGAAAAGAGTAATTAAAACGTATGAGGAACAATATTTCGGCTGGAAGGAACGAAACATATTTGAAAGGCAGTGGGTATTAAGGGATTTCAAAAAAAGTGTGGGTATCACAGCAGATGAAGCCTACGCGAGATTAAAAGCACTGGAAACAGGAAGCGGTGTTTTATCAGCCGGTGATCACGGGCTGTTAGAATCGTTAATTATATATTGGAAACATCAATATCAACTTTTACAGGGCTTTGAGAAAAACAAAGAAAAGTTACAGGAGAATGGTGATGCTATTAAAAGCTGGATTTCTGATATTGAAACCTGTGTGAAAGAATAA
- a CDS encoding TetR/AcrR family transcriptional regulator: MAQVLKEEIREKILQAALQEFYQHGFSGAAMRNIAEQASIPTGLIYSYYANKEALLEAVLQPVRYNWKSVLVEGMGRHGNGGQSDRLSKREMDCIKNLLLHRREFIIMMDKSGNTRFTGEKETFILEIEEHLSRLMKEAKEYDDVYIHIIVDNFVEGLLQVMYHCKNDEHALKTMEKLIQMYLYGIAL, translated from the coding sequence ATGGCACAGGTGTTAAAAGAAGAGATCAGAGAAAAAATCCTGCAGGCAGCATTGCAGGAATTCTATCAACACGGATTTTCCGGCGCTGCCATGCGCAATATTGCAGAACAGGCTTCGATACCGACAGGATTAATCTATTCGTATTATGCAAACAAGGAGGCTCTCCTTGAGGCGGTACTCCAGCCGGTGCGCTACAACTGGAAATCCGTTCTTGTGGAGGGTATGGGCCGGCACGGCAATGGCGGCCAGTCTGACCGGTTAAGCAAACGGGAGATGGACTGCATCAAAAATCTGCTGCTTCACAGGCGGGAATTCATTATCATGATGGATAAGAGCGGCAATACAAGATTTACAGGTGAAAAGGAAACATTTATTTTGGAGATCGAGGAGCATTTGAGCCGCTTGATGAAAGAGGCCAAAGAGTATGATGACGTATATATTCATATTATTGTAGACAATTTTGTGGAAGGACTGCTGCAGGTTATGTACCATTGTAAAAATGATGAGCATGCGTTAAAGACAATGGAAAAGTTAATACAGATGTATCTGTATGGAATCGCCCTGTAA